In one window of Kitasatospora sp. MMS16-BH015 DNA:
- a CDS encoding sugar ABC transporter substrate-binding protein yields MKQTLVPAALALLLGATLTACGQEGGGSSAASGQGGKPTVCLVMKSLGNQYFQTMEKGAQAHAAQRGDLTLTASGIQNETDIDGQISAINKCVTDQAAALVVAPADSRALVAPLARAAKAGIKLVNIDVKLDDGALSSAGLDVPYVGPDNTAGAQQSGEVLAKALGPNGKVVILEGISGAANAQQRKAGFQAAATAGGLTVLDAKSANWETDQAYTVTTNLITAHPDLQGVMASNDDMALGAVKAIAAAKKQGRIRIVSFDNVDAVHPYLADGTVLATVDQYPGKQAGDGIDVAMREIGGEHVTGWVKTDLKVVTKSDLG; encoded by the coding sequence GTGAAGCAGACCCTCGTCCCCGCCGCCCTCGCCCTCCTGCTGGGCGCCACCCTCACGGCCTGCGGCCAGGAGGGCGGTGGCAGCAGCGCCGCCTCGGGCCAGGGTGGCAAGCCCACCGTCTGCCTGGTGATGAAGTCGCTGGGCAACCAGTACTTCCAGACCATGGAGAAGGGCGCCCAGGCCCACGCCGCCCAGCGCGGCGACCTGACCCTGACGGCCAGCGGCATCCAGAACGAGACCGACATCGACGGCCAGATATCGGCGATCAACAAGTGCGTCACCGACCAGGCCGCCGCCCTGGTGGTGGCCCCGGCCGACTCCCGCGCCCTGGTCGCGCCGCTGGCCCGGGCCGCCAAGGCCGGGATCAAGCTGGTCAACATCGACGTCAAGCTGGACGACGGCGCTCTCTCGTCGGCCGGTCTGGACGTGCCCTACGTCGGGCCGGACAACACGGCGGGGGCGCAGCAGTCCGGCGAGGTGCTGGCCAAGGCGCTCGGCCCGAACGGCAAGGTGGTGATCCTGGAGGGCATCTCGGGTGCGGCCAACGCGCAGCAGCGCAAGGCCGGCTTCCAAGCTGCCGCCACGGCGGGCGGGTTGACCGTGCTCGACGCCAAGTCGGCCAACTGGGAGACCGACCAGGCGTACACCGTGACCACCAACCTGATCACCGCCCACCCGGACCTGCAGGGCGTGATGGCCTCCAACGACGACATGGCGCTCGGCGCGGTGAAGGCGATCGCGGCGGCGAAGAAGCAGGGCCGGATCCGGATCGTCTCCTTCGACAACGTGGACGCCGTGCACCCGTACCTCGCCGACGGCACCGTGCTGGCCACCGTCGACCAGTACCCGGGCAAGCAGGCCGGGGACGGCATCGACGTGGCGATGCGCGAGATCGGCGGGGAGCACGTGACCGGCTGGGTGAAGACCGACCTCAAGGTCGTCACCAAGTCCGACCTGGGCTGA
- a CDS encoding ABC transporter permease produces MSTSAATTGPRPPRSAAALARQVMGEAGIGLALLALVLVFALAAPKFATSANLTNIATEITLNTMLAVGMTFVILVGGIDLSVGSVMALSAVVAGPVLTAHGLPTALAVPLAVAVAALVGMGCGLVNGLVSERWRVPAFIVTLGMLNVARGAALQYTDAKTVYDFPGGFSRFGTSTLLGVPTLFWIALAMVAAGHLVLTRTVFGRLVFAIGGNEEAVRLSGHRTARVKVAVYVICGLAVGIAAVTYMARLNIASPILGSGYELNAIAAVVIGGASLSGGKGSMVGTLLGACLLGVLTNGLLLLGVSDFQRQIITGLVIMVAVVVDHYRGRLATKLPLDASS; encoded by the coding sequence ATGAGCACCTCCGCCGCCACCACCGGCCCGCGCCCGCCCCGCTCCGCCGCCGCGCTGGCCCGGCAGGTGATGGGTGAGGCGGGCATCGGCCTCGCCCTGCTCGCCCTGGTCCTGGTCTTCGCCCTGGCCGCGCCGAAGTTCGCCACCTCGGCCAACCTGACCAACATCGCCACCGAGATCACCCTCAACACCATGCTGGCCGTCGGCATGACCTTCGTCATCCTGGTCGGCGGCATCGACCTCTCGGTGGGTTCGGTGATGGCCCTCAGCGCCGTGGTGGCCGGCCCGGTGCTCACCGCGCACGGCCTGCCCACCGCCTTGGCCGTCCCGCTCGCCGTGGCAGTGGCCGCCCTGGTCGGGATGGGCTGCGGGCTGGTCAACGGCCTGGTCTCCGAACGCTGGCGGGTGCCCGCCTTCATCGTCACCCTGGGCATGCTCAACGTCGCCCGCGGCGCCGCCCTGCAGTACACCGACGCCAAGACGGTCTACGACTTCCCCGGCGGCTTCAGCCGGTTCGGCACCTCCACCCTGCTCGGGGTGCCGACCCTGTTCTGGATCGCGCTGGCCATGGTGGCGGCCGGCCACCTGGTGCTCACCCGCACCGTCTTCGGCCGCCTGGTCTTCGCCATCGGCGGCAACGAGGAGGCCGTCCGTCTCTCCGGCCACCGCACGGCCCGGGTCAAGGTCGCGGTGTACGTGATCTGTGGTCTGGCCGTGGGCATCGCCGCCGTCACGTACATGGCCCGGCTCAACATCGCCAGCCCGATCCTGGGCAGCGGCTACGAATTGAACGCGATCGCCGCCGTGGTGATCGGCGGCGCCTCGCTCTCCGGCGGGAAGGGCTCGATGGTGGGCACCCTGCTGGGCGCCTGCCTGCTCGGGGTGCTCACCAACGGCCTTCTACTCCTGGGGGTTTCGGACTTCCAACGGCAGATCATCACCGGTCTGGTGATCATGGTCGCCGTGGTGGTCGACCACTACCGTGGCCGCCTCGCCACGAAACTCCCCCTCGACGCCTCCTCCTGA
- a CDS encoding ribokinase, whose translation MTERLVVVGSLNMDLSVTVPRLPAPGETVRGTEVVRGAGGKGANQAVAAARLGAAVTLVGLVGADAYGTELRERLAAEGVADHTVAELPDAASGLALIVVQQDGENTITLSPGANGRLDPATLAPLLDLALTPPPGAVLLQLEVPLSTVHAATRRSRAAGVRTVLNAAPLPEDPRALAELLGEIDVLVVNETEAAGLLDASPSPDTRPAEWAERADRLRSLGPDTVVVTLGAAGAVAAGPDGLLTEPGFTVRAVDTVGAGDAFCAQLALALGTSTPLPAALRRACAAGALAATRQGAQSALPTLAEVDQLVTRA comes from the coding sequence ATGACTGAACGACTGGTCGTGGTCGGCAGCCTCAACATGGACCTCTCGGTCACCGTCCCCCGCCTGCCCGCCCCCGGCGAGACCGTCCGGGGCACGGAGGTGGTGCGCGGGGCCGGTGGCAAGGGGGCCAACCAGGCCGTGGCCGCCGCCCGGCTCGGCGCGGCCGTGACGCTGGTCGGTCTCGTCGGTGCGGACGCCTACGGCACCGAACTCCGCGAGCGGCTGGCCGCCGAGGGGGTGGCGGACCACACCGTCGCAGAACTCCCCGATGCGGCCAGCGGGTTGGCCCTGATCGTGGTCCAGCAGGACGGCGAGAACACCATCACCCTCTCCCCCGGCGCCAACGGCCGGCTCGACCCGGCCACCCTGGCCCCCCTACTCGACCTCGCCCTCACCCCGCCTCCCGGCGCCGTCCTGCTTCAACTGGAGGTCCCGCTGTCCACCGTCCACGCCGCCACCCGCCGCTCCCGCGCGGCCGGCGTCCGCACCGTGCTCAACGCCGCCCCGCTGCCCGAGGACCCGCGCGCCCTGGCCGAACTCCTCGGTGAGATCGATGTGTTGGTGGTCAACGAGACCGAGGCCGCCGGCTTGCTCGACGCCTCGCCCTCCCCCGACACCAGGCCGGCCGAGTGGGCCGAGCGAGCCGACCGGCTCCGGTCGCTCGGGCCCGACACCGTCGTGGTCACCCTCGGCGCGGCCGGGGCCGTGGCCGCCGGCCCGGACGGGCTGCTCACCGAGCCCGGCTTCACCGTCCGGGCCGTGGACACCGTCGGCGCCGGCGATGCCTTCTGCGCCCAACTCGCGCTGGCTCTGGGCACGTCCACCCCCCTGCCCGCCGCCCTCCGCCGGGCCTGCGCCGCCGGGGCGCTCGCCGCCACCCGGCAGGGCGCACAGTCCGCCCTGCCCACCCTGGCCGAGGTCGACCAGTTGGTGACCCGTGCGTAG
- a CDS encoding LacI family DNA-binding transcriptional regulator: MATRQDVARLAGTSPSVVSYVLNNGPRTVAPATRERVLAAVKELDYRPNAVARSLRLSHTMTLGLVVPDAANPFFAELARALEDHAWAAGYTLLVGNTVDDPGREAGYIRTFIDRQVDGLVLIPAQGDQPWRAELARSGVPALVFDRELTGAPISQVLVDNTQGAREATEHLLAHGRRRVGCIAGPLGIHPTVDRVVGWRRALEAAGLKAGTGSGGRTGWESCPEAAPLLHGSFGRLDGYRSGRALLARDRAVDALFVTSDEQAAGVLRAATELGLRVPEDLALVSFDGIAGGAYTTPALSTMRQPVDELGRTAIARLLDRMKDPDLPPTRDVLPVALLTRGSCGCPDPAGGVAAALQ; encoded by the coding sequence ATGGCAACTCGGCAGGACGTGGCACGGCTCGCGGGCACCTCCCCCTCGGTGGTCAGCTACGTGCTCAACAACGGGCCCCGCACGGTCGCCCCGGCGACCAGGGAGCGGGTGCTGGCGGCGGTCAAGGAGCTGGACTACCGGCCCAACGCCGTGGCCCGCTCGCTGCGGCTCAGCCACACCATGACACTGGGCCTGGTGGTGCCGGACGCGGCCAACCCGTTCTTCGCCGAGCTGGCCCGCGCCCTGGAGGACCACGCCTGGGCCGCCGGGTACACCCTGCTGGTCGGCAACACCGTGGACGACCCCGGCCGCGAGGCCGGGTACATCCGCACCTTCATCGACCGTCAGGTGGACGGCCTGGTGCTCATCCCGGCCCAGGGCGACCAGCCCTGGCGCGCCGAGCTCGCCCGCTCCGGGGTGCCCGCGCTGGTCTTCGACCGGGAGCTGACCGGGGCGCCGATCTCCCAGGTGCTGGTGGACAACACCCAGGGCGCCCGGGAGGCCACCGAGCACCTGCTGGCGCACGGCCGCCGCCGGGTCGGCTGCATCGCCGGCCCGCTCGGGATCCACCCGACCGTCGACCGGGTGGTCGGCTGGCGCCGGGCCCTGGAGGCGGCCGGCCTCAAGGCCGGCACCGGCTCGGGCGGGCGCACCGGCTGGGAGTCCTGCCCGGAGGCCGCGCCCCTGCTGCACGGCTCCTTCGGGCGGCTCGACGGCTACCGCTCCGGCCGGGCCCTGCTGGCCCGCGACCGCGCGGTGGACGCGCTCTTCGTGACCTCCGACGAGCAGGCGGCCGGCGTACTGCGCGCGGCCACCGAGCTCGGCCTGCGGGTGCCGGAGGACCTCGCGCTGGTCTCCTTCGACGGCATAGCCGGCGGCGCGTACACCACCCCCGCGCTCTCCACCATGCGCCAACCGGTGGACGAGCTCGGCCGGACCGCGATCGCCCGGCTGCTGGACCGGATGAAGGACCCGGACCTGCCGCCCACCCGGGACGTGCTGCCGGTCGCCCTGCTCACCCGGGGCTCCTGCGGCTGCCCCGACCCGGCGGGCGGCGTAGCCGCCGCCCTGCAGTGA
- the rbsD gene encoding D-ribose pyranase, whose translation MRSAGLWHPGLLQLVASLGHGDLLVVADAGLPVPPGVESVDLLWHAGEPRFLPVLGTLLDELVVERATLAREAADPALLAGLDAAFGPRGIPVDRLSHDRLKQLSTTARAVVRTGETTPYANAVLRAGVPF comes from the coding sequence GTGCGTAGCGCGGGCCTCTGGCACCCCGGGCTGCTCCAGCTCGTCGCCTCCCTCGGCCACGGCGACCTGCTCGTGGTGGCCGACGCCGGCCTCCCGGTGCCGCCCGGGGTGGAGAGCGTGGACCTGCTCTGGCACGCCGGCGAACCCCGCTTCCTCCCCGTCCTCGGCACTCTGCTGGACGAGTTGGTGGTCGAGCGCGCCACCCTCGCCCGCGAGGCGGCCGACCCGGCCCTGCTCGCAGGCCTGGACGCGGCGTTCGGCCCGCGCGGCATCCCCGTCGACCGCCTCTCGCACGACCGCCTCAAGCAGCTCAGCACCACCGCTCGCGCGGTGGTCCGCACCGGCGAGACCACCCCCTACGCCAACGCGGTGCTCCGCGCCGGCGTCCCGTTCTGA
- a CDS encoding crotonase/enoyl-CoA hydratase family protein produces MVRVEKNGAVWTVVLDRPEARNAVDGPTAAALVAAFEEFEVEESAAVAVLWGAGGVFCAGADLKAVGTERGNRLSAEGPGPMGPTRLRLTKPVIAAVAGHAVAGGLELALWCDLRVAAADAVFGVFCRRWGVPLIDGGTVRLPRLIGESHAMDLILTGRPVDATEAHRIGLANRLVPAGEERAAAEALAAQLAAFPQTTLRHDRLSAREQHGLPESAALANEWQHGTHGLAADTLAGAARFTAGQGRHGSFAD; encoded by the coding sequence ATGGTCCGGGTGGAGAAGAACGGCGCGGTCTGGACGGTGGTGCTGGACCGGCCGGAGGCGCGGAACGCGGTGGACGGGCCGACGGCCGCCGCGCTGGTGGCTGCCTTCGAGGAGTTCGAGGTCGAGGAGTCGGCCGCGGTGGCCGTGCTCTGGGGCGCGGGCGGCGTTTTCTGCGCCGGGGCCGACCTCAAGGCGGTGGGCACCGAGCGCGGCAACCGCCTCTCCGCTGAGGGTCCCGGCCCGATGGGGCCGACCCGGCTGCGGCTGACCAAGCCGGTGATCGCGGCCGTCGCGGGCCACGCCGTCGCGGGCGGGCTGGAGTTGGCGCTCTGGTGCGACCTGCGGGTGGCGGCGGCGGACGCCGTCTTCGGCGTCTTCTGCCGCCGCTGGGGCGTCCCCCTGATCGACGGCGGTACCGTCCGCCTGCCCCGCCTGATCGGGGAGAGCCACGCGATGGACCTCATCCTCACCGGCCGCCCGGTCGACGCCACCGAGGCCCACCGCATCGGCCTGGCCAACCGCCTCGTCCCGGCGGGCGAGGAACGCGCCGCCGCCGAGGCCCTGGCCGCCCAGCTCGCGGCCTTCCCTCAGACCACCCTCCGCCACGACCGCCTCTCGGCCCGCGAACAGCACGGCCTCCCCGAGTCCGCCGCCCTGGCCAACGAATGGCAGCACGGCACCCACGGCCTGGCCGCCGACACCCTGGCCGGTGCGGCCCGCTTCACCGCCGGCCAGGGCCGCCACGGCAGCTTCGCGGACTGA
- a CDS encoding class I SAM-dependent methyltransferase, whose translation MATGYWNHNVHYHRVVLDAVPADCRTALDVGCGDGGLASELARLVGSVTGVDRSGEMIRLARERRPARVAFVQADFLVEGSVDHLAPESYEFVTAVAVVHHVGFERAVRAMVRLLAPGGRLVIIGLARNRTPLDWVVSGAGLPVARIRARLHGGKTAPAGMPVRPPDLAWGEARREARRLLPGCRYRRRLLWRYSVVWDKPAASENPVRGGREGP comes from the coding sequence GTGGCCACGGGCTACTGGAACCACAACGTTCACTACCACCGAGTGGTGCTCGACGCCGTGCCGGCCGATTGCCGGACGGCCCTGGACGTGGGGTGCGGGGACGGCGGACTGGCGAGCGAGCTGGCCCGGCTGGTCGGATCGGTCACCGGGGTGGACCGTTCGGGCGAGATGATCCGCCTGGCCCGGGAGCGGCGGCCGGCGCGGGTCGCCTTCGTCCAGGCCGACTTCCTCGTCGAAGGCTCGGTCGACCATCTCGCCCCGGAGTCCTACGAGTTCGTCACTGCGGTGGCAGTGGTCCACCACGTCGGGTTCGAACGGGCGGTCAGAGCCATGGTGAGGCTGCTCGCACCCGGAGGCCGACTGGTGATCATCGGTCTGGCCCGCAACCGGACTCCGCTGGACTGGGTCGTGAGCGGAGCCGGCCTGCCGGTTGCCCGGATCCGGGCGCGGCTGCACGGAGGAAAGACCGCTCCCGCCGGGATGCCCGTCCGACCGCCGGACCTGGCCTGGGGCGAGGCCCGCCGGGAGGCCCGGCGACTGCTGCCCGGCTGCCGCTACCGCCGACGGTTGCTGTGGCGCTACTCGGTCGTCTGGGACAAGCCCGCCGCGTCGGAAAACCCGGTGCGGGGTGGACGGGAGGGTCCCTAG
- the fusA gene encoding elongation factor G — translation MRTTTEIRHVNSLAAVRNLGILAHVDAGKTTVTERVLHLTGAIHRRGEVHEGTTVTDFDSQERDRGITIFAAAVSCDWRGHRINLIDTPGHVDFADEVERSLRVLDGAVAVFDAVAGVEPQSESVWRQADRHGVPRIAFVNKLDRAGAELDSAVASIRDRLRTVPLVVQLPIGREEGFLGVVDLVTLRALVWVGEEAALEVREIPEELRAETERRRRVLEEAVAELHPAALEEYCARGGLTEETLRQALRELTHSGAGVVVLCGAAYKNRGIEPLLDAAVAYLPSPVDVPPVAGTHQGAVEHRAADPAAPFAALAFKSVATATGRLSYLRVYAGTLRKGDTVLDATTGRTERIGRVLRVQADRQHEVEQAVAGDIVAVIGLKAARTGTTLCAPAAPLLLEPPTSATPVVSVAVEAARSTDTDRLAEALGRLVDEDPSLAVRTDPETGQTVLSGMGELHLEVAVEKIRRDRGLAVNVGRPQVAYRESVEQGVSGLVHRHVKQDGGSGQWAHVVIDTEPLGGLGTEGFEFRSTVVGGRVPQEYVRAVEAGCRDALAEGPLGGHQVTGLRVVLTDGATHPKDSSEPAFRTAGRLALREALRRGGTRLLEPVVEVTVTAPEETVGTVLGDLAARRARVTGNTTRGGTGVVTATVPLAELFGYATRLRSRTQGRGTFTARPTGYAPAPK, via the coding sequence GTGCGTACCACCACGGAGATCAGACACGTCAACTCCCTTGCTGCCGTGCGGAACCTGGGCATCCTGGCCCACGTGGACGCGGGCAAGACCACCGTGACGGAACGCGTGCTCCACCTGACCGGGGCGATCCACCGGCGGGGCGAGGTGCACGAGGGCACCACCGTCACCGACTTCGACTCGCAGGAACGGGACCGGGGGATCACCATCTTCGCCGCCGCCGTCAGCTGCGACTGGCGGGGGCACCGGATCAACCTGATCGACACCCCCGGGCACGTGGACTTCGCCGACGAGGTCGAGCGTTCGCTGCGGGTGCTTGACGGGGCCGTGGCGGTCTTCGACGCCGTGGCCGGCGTCGAGCCGCAGAGCGAATCGGTCTGGCGGCAGGCCGACCGGCACGGGGTGCCGAGGATCGCGTTCGTCAACAAACTCGACCGGGCCGGGGCGGAGTTGGACTCCGCCGTGGCCTCCATCCGGGACCGGCTGCGCACCGTGCCGCTGGTGGTGCAGCTGCCGATCGGGCGGGAGGAGGGCTTCCTCGGCGTCGTCGACCTGGTGACGCTGCGCGCGCTGGTCTGGGTGGGCGAGGAGGCGGCGCTCGAAGTACGTGAGATCCCTGAGGAGTTGAGGGCAGAGACCGAGAGGCGCCGCCGCGTACTGGAGGAGGCGGTGGCCGAGCTGCACCCGGCCGCGCTGGAGGAGTACTGCGCGCGGGGCGGGCTCACCGAGGAGACGCTGCGGCAGGCGCTGCGCGAACTCACCCACAGCGGTGCGGGGGTGGTGGTGCTCTGCGGCGCCGCGTACAAGAACCGCGGCATCGAGCCGCTGCTCGACGCGGCGGTGGCGTACCTGCCCTCGCCGGTCGACGTGCCGCCGGTGGCAGGCACGCACCAGGGTGCGGTGGAGCACCGGGCGGCCGATCCGGCCGCGCCGTTCGCCGCGCTGGCGTTCAAGTCGGTGGCCACCGCCACCGGGCGGCTGAGCTATCTGCGGGTCTATGCGGGCACGTTGCGCAAGGGGGACACGGTGCTGGACGCCACGACCGGGCGGACCGAGCGGATCGGGCGGGTGCTGCGCGTGCAGGCCGACCGGCAGCACGAGGTGGAGCAGGCGGTGGCCGGGGACATCGTGGCCGTGATCGGGCTGAAGGCGGCCCGGACCGGGACGACGCTCTGCGCACCGGCCGCCCCGCTGCTGCTCGAACCGCCCACCAGCGCCACACCCGTGGTGTCGGTGGCGGTGGAGGCCGCCCGCAGCACGGACACCGACCGACTGGCCGAGGCACTGGGCCGGTTGGTGGACGAGGACCCCTCGCTCGCGGTGCGCACCGACCCGGAGACCGGGCAGACCGTGCTCTCCGGCATGGGCGAACTGCACCTGGAGGTCGCGGTGGAGAAGATCCGCCGGGACCGGGGCCTGGCCGTGAACGTGGGCCGGCCGCAGGTCGCGTACCGGGAGAGCGTGGAGCAGGGGGTGAGCGGGCTGGTGCACCGGCACGTCAAGCAGGACGGCGGGTCGGGCCAGTGGGCGCACGTGGTCATCGACACCGAGCCGCTGGGCGGACTCGGCACCGAGGGCTTCGAGTTCCGCTCGACCGTGGTCGGCGGCCGGGTGCCGCAGGAGTACGTCCGGGCGGTCGAGGCCGGCTGCCGGGACGCGCTCGCCGAGGGCCCGCTGGGCGGGCACCAGGTGACCGGGCTACGGGTGGTGCTGACGGACGGGGCGACCCACCCGAAGGACTCCTCGGAGCCGGCCTTCCGCACCGCCGGACGGCTCGCCCTGCGCGAGGCGCTCCGGCGCGGCGGCACCCGGCTGCTCGAACCGGTGGTGGAGGTCACCGTCACCGCGCCCGAGGAGACGGTGGGTACGGTGCTCGGCGACCTCGCCGCCCGCCGGGCCCGGGTGACCGGCAACACCACCCGGGGCGGCACCGGCGTGGTCACCGCCACCGTGCCGCTGGCCGAACTCTTCGGCTACGCCACACGGTTGCGCAGTCGTACGCAGGGCCGGGGCACCTTCACGGCCCGGCCGACCGGCTACGCCCCCGCACCGAAGTGA
- a CDS encoding sugar ABC transporter ATP-binding protein gives MTNSPSGKAGPLLEAVGITKRFPGVRALDGVRLSLRPGEIHALLGENGAGKSTLVRVLAGVHRPDEGTMTLGGEPYHPGSAADAIGAGVQAVHQELNLLPNLTVAENLFLQHLPRRRGLLDRRELDRRAAELLAEVGLDVHPRTKAERLGIAQLQLLEIARTLWQDCRVLILDEPTATLTPRETERLFLLLRRIAARGTAVLYISHHLAEVFELCDRMTVFRNGGYVTSKPLAETDPAEVIRLMVGRDLAQEYPAPHGGEPGAELLRVEELRPPGGHPVSFALRAGEVVGVAGLVGSGRTEAVRALFGADRAEDGRVLVKGALARIRSPRDAVRHGISLLTEDRKGQGLVLDLPLTANLTLSATHLVSRRGLLRRREEERLAHQAVDRLQVRTPGIRQPVRTLSGGNQQKVVLGRWLLADSEVLVVDEPTRGIDVGARFEIHQQLVDLAAAGKGLLVVSSDLPELMGVCDRILVFSRGRIAGEVARPEFDSSRLLTLAYSGYSTAAPHSKDDTR, from the coding sequence GTGACCAACTCGCCATCCGGCAAGGCCGGTCCGCTGCTCGAGGCGGTCGGCATCACCAAGCGCTTCCCCGGTGTCCGCGCTCTCGACGGCGTGCGCCTGAGCCTGCGACCGGGCGAGATCCACGCCCTGCTCGGCGAGAACGGCGCCGGCAAGTCCACCTTGGTCCGGGTACTGGCCGGGGTCCACCGGCCGGACGAGGGCACCATGACCCTCGGCGGCGAGCCCTACCACCCAGGCTCGGCGGCCGACGCGATCGGCGCCGGGGTGCAGGCGGTGCACCAGGAGCTCAACCTGCTGCCGAACCTCACCGTCGCCGAGAACCTCTTCCTCCAGCACCTGCCGCGTCGCCGCGGCCTGCTCGACCGGCGCGAACTCGACCGTCGGGCTGCCGAGTTGCTGGCCGAAGTCGGCCTGGACGTGCACCCGCGGACCAAGGCCGAGCGGCTCGGCATCGCCCAACTGCAACTCCTGGAGATCGCCCGCACGCTCTGGCAGGACTGCCGGGTGCTGATCCTGGACGAGCCGACGGCCACCCTGACCCCGCGCGAGACGGAGCGCCTCTTCCTGCTGCTGCGCCGGATCGCGGCGCGCGGCACCGCCGTGCTCTACATCTCACACCACCTGGCCGAGGTGTTCGAGCTCTGCGACCGGATGACGGTCTTCCGCAACGGCGGCTACGTGACCTCCAAGCCGCTGGCCGAGACCGACCCGGCCGAGGTGATCCGCCTGATGGTCGGCCGGGACCTGGCCCAGGAGTACCCGGCCCCGCACGGCGGCGAGCCCGGCGCCGAGCTGCTCCGGGTCGAGGAGCTGCGCCCACCGGGCGGCCATCCGGTCAGCTTCGCGCTGCGCGCGGGCGAGGTGGTGGGGGTGGCCGGCCTGGTCGGCTCCGGCCGCACCGAAGCAGTCCGCGCGCTGTTCGGCGCCGACCGGGCCGAGGACGGCCGGGTGCTGGTCAAGGGCGCACTCGCGCGGATCCGCTCGCCCCGGGACGCCGTCCGGCACGGCATCAGCCTGCTCACCGAGGACCGCAAGGGCCAGGGCCTGGTGCTCGACCTCCCGCTGACGGCCAATCTGACCCTGAGCGCCACCCACCTGGTCTCCCGGCGCGGCCTGCTGCGCCGCCGCGAGGAGGAGCGGCTGGCCCACCAGGCCGTGGACCGGCTCCAGGTCCGCACACCGGGCATCCGGCAGCCGGTGCGCACCCTCTCCGGCGGCAACCAGCAGAAAGTGGTGCTCGGCCGCTGGCTGCTGGCCGACTCCGAGGTGCTGGTGGTCGACGAGCCGACCCGTGGCATCGACGTCGGCGCCCGGTTCGAGATCCACCAGCAGCTGGTCGACCTCGCGGCGGCGGGCAAGGGCCTTCTGGTGGTCTCCTCCGACCTCCCGGAGCTGATGGGCGTCTGCGACCGGATCCTGGTCTTCTCCCGCGGCCGGATCGCCGGGGAGGTGGCCCGGCCCGAGTTCGACAGCTCCCGCCTGCTCACCCTCGCCTACTCCGGCTACTCCACCGCCGCTCCGCACTCGAAGGACGACACCCGATGA